From the genome of Eriocheir sinensis breed Jianghai 21 unplaced genomic scaffold, ASM2467909v1 Scaffold37, whole genome shotgun sequence, one region includes:
- the LOC126991941 gene encoding uncharacterized protein LOC126991941, producing MLTHAGPAGDAALLALLNASWLAGRLPPAWKDADIQPIPKPKEPNSFRPISLLSCTGKTTERMVLSRLQWRMGIPHPNVFGFTKAVPPTITVFLDLEKAFELASPHAILTALVRKGIRGRLLAWLQDYLQQRRARVKFQGFKSSFRGFDNGTPQGGILSPCLFNLLMEQLVALPFREGTTLLSYADDLALVVTGRGNKLARAQEALDIITDKCEELGLMISPGKSRAMAIRDTTPAAQLRVQGVGLAWTSSYQYLGVWIDQQLSFTQQVTYLRESTLARLKVMRAMTRPWGGATFSVLRLYYLRAVRSLVDYSAPVIVGLSRHQQGRLEVLQNNAMRTMLRAPRWTSACVMQNETRLVPLTCRVDCIMACRVARVLQRDVEGVAPERLRLAMAQGVECLHNNGWLIGTTIAANTSRHAGNWLWREPDRPHPTYRPSAPWEPSAAVFTATQLPASKAQCTTAELRQHALMAMAQVTERGAAVYYTDGSVDPDNGRTGAVFVTGGRQRAWRTSDHCSSIQRKLVAILHALEHAQHRQEDTVVLHTDSRGALQALQGHPKDNVGLITAILGILQSLAAQGRRVRLHWIPSHVGVRGNDAADEAAKRAAKGPTVTKPVRPSLQQAKTQAKHAAVHHAHQQLRELEGTKKQAAWYAAATDYTQLDAAYQQRRADDALLQRLKLGYCTREELYDGFDGRICEHCEERARRPLVHYLLSCPATARLRPAPAAAAHPAGDGPAPEAV from the exons ATGCTGACACACGCCGGGCCCGCCGGAGACGCCGCGCTGTTGGCCTTGCTCAACGCGTCGTGGCTGGCGGGCCGCCTGCCGCCCGCCTGGAAGGACGCTGACATTCAGCCCATACCCAAGCCCAAGGAGCCAAACAGCTTCCGGCCCATCTCCCTCCTGAGCTGCACAGGGAAAACCACCGAAAGGATGGTGCTGTCTCGCCTCCAGTGGCGCATGGGAATCCCGCACCCCAACGTGTTTGGCTTCACTAAGG CCGTCCCACCCACCATCACGGTCTTCCTCGACCTCGAGAAAGCCTTCGAGCTAGCCAGCCCACACGCCATCCTCACCGCCCTCGTGAGAAAGGGGATCCGAGGACGCCTACTCGCCTGGCTCCAGGACTACCTCCAACAGCGGCGGGCCAGGGTCAAGTTTCAGGGCTTCAAATCCTCCTTCAGGGGCTTCGATAACGGGACCCCCCAGGGCGGCATACTCAGCCCGTGCCTGTTCAACCTCCTGATGGAGCAGCTGGTGGCGCTGCCCTTCCGGGAGGGCACCACTCTTCTGAGCTACGCCGACGACCTCGCCCTCGTCGTCACCGGGAGGGGCAACAAGCTCGCCAGGGCGCAGGAGGCACTTGACATCATCACCGACAAGTGCGAGGAGCTGGGGCTCATGATCTCCCCTGGGAAGTCGCGGGCCATGGCCATCAGGGACACCACGCCGGCCGCACAGCTGCGCGTCCAGGGAGTCGGGCTGGCCTGGACGTCCTCCTACCAGTACCTCGGGGTGTGGATAGACCAGCAGCTGTCCTTCACACAGCAGGTCACCTACCTGAGAGAAAGTACGCTGGCCCGGCTCAAAGTCATGAGGGCCATGACGCGGCCGTGGGGGGGCGCCACCTTCTCCGTCCTCCGGCTGTACTACCTGCGGGCGGTGCGCTCCCTGGTGGACTACAGCGCACCTGTCATCGTAGGCCTGTCCCGGCACCAGCAGGGGCGCCTGGAGGTGTTGCAGAACAACGCCATGAGGACCATGTTGAGAGCACCGCGGTGGACCAGCGCCTGCGTGATGCAGAATGAGACCCGACTGGTACCCCTCACCTGCAGGGTGGACTGCATTATGGCCTGCCGGGTGGCCAGAGTGCTGCAGCGCGACGTGGAGGGCGTGGCGCCGGAAAGACTCCGGTTAGCCATGGCACAGGGCGTCGAGTGCCTCCACAACAACGGGTGGCTAATCGGCACCACTATTGCTGCCAACACCAGCCGGCACGCGGGTAACTGGCTGTGGCGAGAGCCGGACCGCCCGCACCCCACCTACAGGCCTTCTGCCCCCTGGGAGCCCTCTGCCGCAGTGTTCACTGCCACACAGCTGCCCGCCAGCAAGGCGCAGTGCACTACCGCGGAGCTGCGTCAGCACGCCTTGATGGCCATGGCGCAGGTCACTGAGCGGGGCGCTGCGGTGTACTACACTGACGGCTCTGTCGACCCCGACAACGGGAGGACGGGCGCCGTTTTCGTCACTGGTGGACGGCAGCGAGCGTGGAGGACATCAGACCACTGCTCCTCCATCCAAAGAAAGCTAGTGGCAATCCTGCACGCCCTCGAGCACGCACAGCATCGCCAAGAGGACACCGTCGTGCTCCACACAGACTCCCGGGGGGCCCTGCAGGCGCTACAAGGCCACCCCAAGGACAACGTGGGCCTCATCACCGCCATCCTGGGCATCCTGCAAAGCCTTGCAGCGCAAGGCAGGCGGGTGCGGCTCCACTGGATCCCCAGCCATGTGGGAGTCAGAGGGAACGACGCCGCCGACGAGGCCGCCAAGAGGGCAGCCAAAGGCCCCACCGTCACCAAACCTGTGCGGCCAAGCCTGCAACAGGCCAAGACACAGGCCAAACACGCAGcagtccaccacgcccaccagcagCTCCGAGAACTGGAGGGGACAAAGAAACAGGCAGCCTGGTACGCTGCGGCCACCGACTACACCCAACTGGACGCCGCCTACCAGCAGCGCAGGGCAGACGACGCGTTGCTGCAGCGCCTCAAACTGGGCTACTGCACCAGGGAGGAGCTGTACGACGGCTTCGATGGGCGGATATGCGAGCACTGTGAAGAGCGCGCCCGCCGCCCCCTGGTGCACTACCTCCTGTCTTGCCCAGCCACCGCGCGCCTCAGACCAGCGCCAGCGGCTGCCGCCCATCCTGCAGGAGATGGGCCGGCCCCTGAGGCGGTGTGA